GAGCTGCTGGAGGGCGGGGCCCAGGAGCACCAGGCTCGGAGGCAGCGTGTCGCTCACCGTCACGGTGCGCAGCAGGGAGATTTCGTGGCCCGCACCGTCCGCCACGCTGTAGGTGAGCGGGTAGGTGCCCGGCGTCTGGATGTCGACCGAGCCGCTCGTCATGATGGAGTCCGTCAGGTCTCCCGCGCACGTGTCCTGGGCCGTTGCGCCGGGGTCGCTATAAGGAGTGCCGCACTCGAGCTGCTGGAGGGCGGGGCCCAGGAGCACCAGGCTCGGAGACAGCGTGTCGGTCACCGTCACGGTGCGCAGCAGGGAGAGCGAGTGGCCCGCACCGTCCGCCACGCTGTAGGTGAGCGGGTAGGCGCCCGGCGTCTGGATGTCGACCGAGCCGCTCGTCATGATGGAGTCCGTCAGGTCTCCCGCGCACATGTCCTGGGCCGTGGCGCCGGGGTCGCTATAAGGAGTGCCGCACTCGACACCCTCGGTGGCGGAGCCCAGGAGCACCAGGCTCGGGGGCAGCGTGTCGCTCACCGTCACGGTGCGCTCCTCGGCCGAGATGGCGGTGTTGCCCGATGGGTCCGTGGCGCTGTAGCGGAGGGTGTAGCTGCCCGGCACGTTCGGGTTGGCCCTGGAGCCCGGCACCGCGGGCAGCACGCCGGCGCACACGTCCAGCGCGGTGGCGCCCGGGTCCTCATACCCCGGCGCGCCACACTCCACCTGCAGGTGCAGCGGCCCGTTGAGGGTGATGGACGGCGGCAGCGTGTCCGCCACCGTGACGAGGCGGTTCACCGGCTCGGCGTTGTGGCCCGCGGCATCCCTCACGGTGTAGCGGAGCGGGTAGCTGCCTGGCGCCAGGGGGTTCACCGTGCCGCTGCGGAGGAGCGCCTGTGTCAGGTCCCCGGAGCACAGATCCATCGCCGTGGCACCCGGATCGGTGTAGTGCGTGCCGCACTCCAGCGCGACCTGGGACAGGCCGTTGAGGTTGATGCGCGGCGGCAACGTGTCGGACACGTCGACCGTCCGATGCTTGGGAGCAGGGCTGTTGCCGGCCGCGTCCGTCACCTTGTAGTGCAGCGGGTAGCGGGCAGGCACGCCCGCCCTCACCGAGCCGGTCCGCTCCACCTCGAGCGGGCCGTCGCAGAGATCGTTCGCGCTCGCACCTGGGTCGAAGTAGGCGCCGCCCTGGGTGCACTCCAGCGAGGGGGCCGTCGAGCCGTGGAGCACGAGCGTCGGCACCACGCGGTCCAGCACCCTCACCTCTCCCGTGCACGAGCTGCTCAGCCCCTGCTGGTCCACGCACGTCAGGGTCACCGTGGACGTGCCAATCGGGTACGGGCTCGCGGGCGTCTGCGTGCAGCCCACCAGCAGTCCATCCGGGTCATAGGAGCCGTCGTCGATGCTGGCGGAGACGCCGCAGGTGGTCTCCGCGAACGTCGTCACGTCCTTGCAGAGCGCATGCGGCGGCTGGGGCGGAGGCGGCCGGTAGGGGAGCCTGCAGAACGAGGTGCACGCGCCAATCTCTCCGCGCGCATCGCCCGTCCGGCCGTTGTTGATGCCCAGGTCACACTCCTCGCCCTGGCTCGCGTCCACGAAGCCGTCGCCGCACCAGTGGAGGTGGCACGAGAAGGAGCAGGTGCTCCCCGGCTGCTGGCCCCGCACCGCCGGCATGCCGTTGAGGGCATCGCCCAGATCGCACGTCTCGTCCGGCGACGTCTCCGGGAGTCCACAGCCGGCGCTCTGCGGCTCGGCGCCTCGCACGAGCAGGTACGGCGTGCCCACGAAGGGCGTCTCCTGCTCCGGCTCGTAGAGGAAGTCCACGTAGGTCCGCTGCCCGGGGATGGGCGTCGCGGTGCTGCTCATCGCGATCGCCGCGAACGAGAAGTCGTGGTCCGGGTACCGGGTGAACACCGAGCGCGCCGCGCACCCGTTGCCCGTGAGCAGCCCGTCCCACAGGTCGCGAGAGATGAGGTCGTTCCACATCCCAAACATGTGGCCGCTGTCGGCGCAGCCCGGCACGCCCTGCACCTCGAAGGTGCCGAAGGGCTCCAGCAGCGTCACGGGCGTGGGCGTCGGCGCGTGCTGGTAGGCGCAGCCCAGCGCGATGTACATGCCGGTCCGCTTCTGCACGGAGTTGAGCACGTACCGGATGCCGTTCTCCACCAGCTCGGGCGTCTCGTTGTTCGTCGGGTCCGTGGCGAAGAGGGCGACGTCCCCGTCGACGATGATGCCCCACTGCTTGCGGCTCTCGACCGCGGCCTGGAAGGCGGCCGGGCCGCTCTGGCACGCGGCGTCGCCGATGATGAGGGCGCGGTACTCCATGAACTGCTGGGCAGTCATGTCCTTCCACTGCTCCGGCGTCACCACGTCGATCTGGGTGGAGGGGCTCGCGGAGGCCACCGCCTGGGCCTCGCGGCTGGCGAGCCCGCCGGCCACGCTGCTGCCCAGGATGAGCACCTTGTTGGTGCTGTTGGCGTTATCGAGGGCGCTGCTCACGGTCTCGAGAGCCGGAGCGGGAGCGGACGCCCCCTGCTCCTGATTACAGGCGCTGGTCGCCAGGGTGACGACCACGAGTGAGGCTCCCCAGACACCATGGCTGACCCAGCGGCGGTGATTGTCGGTGAGAGGCGCTGTCTTCATGCCTCCTCTTAAGAGCAACACCGGTGCCGAGCCCTGGCACCCGGCCACCCCCCGGAATCCCGTCACTTACGTGCGAGGGGGGCGGCATTCCGCAGCGGGGAGCGCGTGCGCTGCGGCGTCCTGCCACAGCCCGCCTCACTCCCGCGGGCGGCGCGGAGCAGCCCCCTGCGGGCGCTCACTCTCGGCGCGGCGCTCCGCGGAGGGTGGCTCGGCACCCTCGGGGCTCTCCTCGGGCGTCCCGCGATACTCGGCGAGCTTGCGATAGAGGGTGCGCCGATCCACGCCCAGCACGGCGGCGGCGCCCGACTTGTTGCCACCCATCGCCTCCAGCACCGTGAAGATGTAGCGCCGCTCCATCTCGTGCAGGGGCAGGAAGGTGCCACCCTCGGGCCCCAGGGTCGCGGGTGCGCTGCGGTAGGTCTTCACCTTCTCCGGCAGGTCTCGCACCGAGATCGAGCCACCCGAGGAGAACGCGACCGCGCGCTCGATGCAGTTCTGCAGCTCGCGCACGTTGCCAGGCCATGGATAGGCCACCAGCCGCTCCGCCGCCTCGTCCGACAGCGAGAGCTGCTTCTTGTTCGCCAGCACCGCCGCCTGCTCCAGGAAGCGCTGGGCCAGCAGCAGCACGTCCCCGGTCCGCTCGCGCAGCGGGGGCAGGGGGATGTGGAGCACGTTGAGCCGGAAGAAGAGATCCTCCCGGAAGCGCCGCTGGCGCACGGCCTCCTCGAGGTCCACGTTCGTCGCGGAGACCACGCGCACGTCGATGGACAGCTCGGCCGAGGCGCCCACCGGGCGCACCTTGCGCTCCTGCAGCGCGCGCAGCAGCTTGGGCTGCAGCCCCAGGGGCAGCTCGCCCACCTCG
The DNA window shown above is from Hyalangium gracile and carries:
- a CDS encoding sigma-54-dependent transcriptional regulator, with translation MAPKILVVDDDVELGALISPQLRRRGFEVSVVTTADAALGRLAQELPDVLVSDLQLGGMNGIELCRQVVERHPELPIVIMTAHGSIERAVAAIRAGAYDFITKPLDFAALGLTLERAVQLRALREEVARLRRTVDQTRRFEDLLGTSAPMREVYDLLERVAGTDISVLVTGESGTGKELVARALHRRSRRKDGPLVAINCSALPENLLESELFGHVKGAFTDARADKQGLFVQAHGGTLFLDEVGELPLGLQPKLLRALQERKVRPVGASAELSIDVRVVSATNVDLEEAVRQRRFREDLFFRLNVLHIPLPPLRERTGDVLLLAQRFLEQAAVLANKKQLSLSDEAAERLVAYPWPGNVRELQNCIERAVAFSSGGSISVRDLPEKVKTYRSAPATLGPEGGTFLPLHEMERRYIFTVLEAMGGNKSGAAAVLGVDRRTLYRKLAEYRGTPEESPEGAEPPSAERRAESERPQGAAPRRPRE